A window of Ananas comosus cultivar F153 linkage group 11, ASM154086v1, whole genome shotgun sequence genomic DNA:
AATGTGATTATATGTAAGATGAAGATCACTACTCAATAATGCTTCTCATGTATGACTGTGGATATCTCGATTGTTTCGTTCTAGGTTTGTAGCTGTCGATGGCAACCGAAAGTTTTTAATAGTGTGGTGTCTATATGTGGCTGCATATTGTAATAAAGCTTAGTAGTAGAGATTGAGGTTATTGCTTTGCTGCCATACTTGATATCACCTTTTCTCAAAGCTTCGGGAAAGTTTACCTTGTGCTAAAACTTATAGATCTTTTTGGCACATTGTTTATCATATTTCTTAAACATTTAAGTGCATTTCTGTGAGGAAGTTGAATGATCTGTGGAACTGTAGTATAGCTGTGCTCATACGCGTCACTATAATGATCAGGTTATGCTCATTTATTAAGTATTTGAGGATAAGTTATTTGTCATCCGTGAATTGTATCGAAGTTTTAATGTCCCAGTTTTAGCCAGTTTATATGGTTATGCACTTATGCTACTCGTTCAGATTTTTCAGTTCTTATCTCTTTTGTGGTTTACGGAAGAATTTTAGTACTTCTAATCTTCATGAGTAGGCTGACTTTCCAATGTGATAGTTTGAATTTTGCTCTTTGATTTTTGGAAGTGACCATGATAGTGACAATTGCTTTGTAGATTTTTGAACGGAATCCAACCAAGATCAAGAATTATGGCATTTGGCTCCGGTACCAAAGCAGAACAGGCTACCACAACATGTACAAGGAATACCGCGACACTACTCTGAATGGTGCTGTTGAGCAGATGTATAATGAGATGGCATCTCGTCATCGTGTCAGGTTTCACTGCATACAAATCATCAAAACTGCAACTGTTCCTGCTAAGCTTTGCAAGAGAGAGAGTACAAAGCAATTCCATGATTCCAAAATTAAGTTCCCCCTTGTGTTTCGGAAGGTTAGGCCACCTACGAGGAAGCTTAAAACCACATACAAGGCTTCAAGGCCCAACTTGTTCATGTGATTTGCTCACACTGAATTTGATAGCCTTGCTAGACGAGGTTGAAAGTTCAGGTGATAGTTACATATATGCAGATTACTGTTTTCAATTTTCTGATTGAAATTTTCATTTTGGcagtctttgtttttttttttttttttcctgtttttaaAACTTTGTGCTTCGAAGTTTTAGTCAATTTCATTTGATGAATCACATAATCATTTTGTTTAATTGTTGTAGCTGCTATTGTTCAGCTTTAAGTGGGAATTTTGGGTTGTTGAGTATGGTTGGATTATCTTTTTGCATTTATTCTGTGGCATATGGCATCTGAGGTCTATGGTCGTTCTTTAGATTTCTTTTGTGTTCTTGTTTATTGTCCTGCTAGGCACGTCACTACATTATCTTTTCAGCACCCGTATATGAAATGCCATTACCTTTTCGATACTAATAATGATGTAATCTTGCTTGAAAAACCTACTTATGTTGATTAAATTTTGTTTGACCTGGGGTTTAAGCTGTCGTTGAACTTGGTGATTCCATATTGTGTGATGCATGTAGAACGGTTAGAACCCATGAATGTCTGCATAGTAGCATTcaatttgctcttttttttaaaaaaaatcatcggAGGGCAACTTTGCCGAGGTTAccaatattttatttggtttcctttttttccctgTTGCCTATATTACTCTGCTTTTGGGTGTTTGAGTTCCATTTATCTGTTTATCTGGTATATGGCGATCACCCTTGCAGACATGTATCAATAAAACTGCCTATTATTTTGTCTTAAAGGTCTGGTATTTGATTTTGGTTGTTGTTTTTGGTTTTTCCAAGTTTATAATTCCACCTGCTCCTCTATGTTATGAGCACTTACT
This region includes:
- the LOC109717803 gene encoding 60S ribosomal protein L18a, translating into MVAFRFHQYQVVGRALPSEGDEHPKIYRMKLWATNEVRAKSKFWYFLRKLKKVKKSNGQVLAINEIFERNPTKIKNYGIWLRYQSRTGYHNMYKEYRDTTLNGAVEQMYNEMASRHRVRFHCIQIIKTATVPAKLCKRESTKQFHDSKIKFPLVFRKVRPPTRKLKTTYKASRPNLFM